In Pseudomonas fluorescens, a genomic segment contains:
- a CDS encoding histidine phosphatase family protein gives MHATRLTLICHALTPLQKRGRFPDDESLALNGPGATLSLAGGFKKGRRLLCGPEARTRETARLFGTDAVIEPALRDGDFGQWKGQDIGQLDSDALTTWLTDSASAPHGGESVDQICTRVALWMESLESQPGHVLAVTHPFVIRAAMLYVMRYPIALFHRIDVEPLSATELRFNGVWRLRLETHAWPPEHGKIAAPQ, from the coding sequence ATGCATGCCACCCGTTTGACATTGATTTGCCATGCCCTCACCCCGCTGCAAAAGCGCGGGCGCTTCCCCGATGACGAATCGCTGGCGCTGAATGGGCCAGGTGCAACGCTGTCCCTGGCCGGTGGCTTCAAGAAAGGCCGGCGCCTGCTGTGTGGGCCTGAGGCCCGGACCCGCGAGACCGCGCGTCTGTTCGGCACCGACGCGGTGATCGAGCCGGCGCTGCGCGATGGCGATTTCGGCCAGTGGAAAGGCCAGGACATCGGTCAACTGGACAGCGATGCCTTGACGACCTGGCTCACCGACAGTGCCAGCGCTCCCCATGGCGGCGAGTCGGTGGACCAGATCTGCACGCGGGTGGCGCTGTGGATGGAATCCCTGGAAAGCCAGCCTGGGCATGTGTTGGCCGTCACCCATCCGTTTGTTATCCGCGCGGCGATGCTGTACGTCATGCGCTATCCCATCGCGCTGTTCCACCGCATTGATGTCGAGCCGTTGTCCGCCACCGAGCTGCGCTTCAACGGTGTCTGGCGCCTGCGCCTGGAAACTCACGCCTGGCCCCCCGAACATGGCAAAATCGCCGCCCCGCAATGA